In Fluviicola taffensis DSM 16823, the following are encoded in one genomic region:
- a CDS encoding TonB-dependent receptor plug domain-containing protein codes for MILKITIPTLLIITSCPVFGQEVKPIEEVIITPRNEKENSIVIELSADKIQNKLANDLGQLLTLFPGLQVKNYGDVGGLKTVSFRSLGAGHTALVQDFTSLSTTQSGQADLSNIPADFVEKIELITLSPTRTDIPIHAKLAGAVVNVESVHSYSGMNQKKIIVGAQAGSFDQYEGYLMLQKRFKKWAGTLSGKIRSYGGSYPYTYLNGNTTTREHRQNNSLLEYFGTGSIHFSPNQNHQFQLRISGNDYKKELAGAVIFYNSNAAQYLNGYGLNGSLNHRFKKNNWSVFSSVNYQKNNLQYLDSTYLNSLGYLDQRFYATQLDFQSQVAYSITKKIDILLGSSFISESLDGKSLNGNPFRNSSESIIGFEWKAVGRILAQVGAQGIFEKRDSILKTQWNLLPAVSWSFDLGKKNKLSLVYRYTCRQPTFSELYYQQIGNTKLRTEKAHIASIRYELVLPFKKGVSQTMIQPFYSYINDKILAIPTKNLFIWSIQNIGKSDAAGIEFTQFIQKKIKNHTLGARVNYTFQYTQDLSDSKSSTYRDILSYSPLHSGSLELDYSWKKFSCFVLLSYLGERYALNQNIPSNLLDDYLLLDAGVAYTQQLKQNELTIRLTVNNITNQQYNYINYFVMPGTHFNIRLQYAL; via the coding sequence TTGATTCTAAAAATTACCATACCAACCCTTTTAATAATAACCTCTTGTCCTGTTTTTGGGCAAGAGGTTAAACCAATTGAAGAGGTCATTATTACACCTCGAAACGAAAAGGAAAACAGTATTGTAATTGAATTATCTGCAGATAAAATTCAAAATAAATTGGCCAACGACCTTGGACAACTGCTAACTCTTTTTCCTGGATTACAAGTGAAAAACTACGGAGATGTTGGCGGATTAAAAACAGTCAGTTTTCGAAGTCTAGGAGCTGGACATACTGCTTTAGTCCAAGATTTCACTTCCCTTTCAACCACTCAAAGCGGGCAAGCAGATTTAAGTAATATTCCTGCAGATTTCGTGGAGAAAATAGAATTAATTACGCTTTCACCTACCCGAACAGATATTCCTATTCACGCAAAACTAGCGGGTGCTGTTGTCAATGTAGAATCAGTTCACTCCTATTCTGGAATGAATCAGAAAAAGATTATTGTTGGAGCCCAAGCAGGTTCTTTCGATCAATATGAAGGTTATTTAATGCTTCAGAAGCGATTCAAAAAATGGGCAGGAACTCTTAGTGGAAAAATTAGATCTTATGGAGGTTCTTATCCATACACTTACTTAAACGGAAATACCACCACTAGAGAGCATAGGCAGAACAATAGCTTATTGGAATATTTCGGAACAGGGTCCATTCATTTTTCACCCAATCAAAACCACCAATTTCAACTTCGTATCTCTGGAAACGACTATAAAAAAGAATTAGCTGGAGCAGTCATCTTTTACAACAGCAATGCAGCGCAATATTTAAATGGCTACGGTTTAAACGGCTCTTTAAATCATCGCTTTAAAAAAAATAATTGGAGTGTCTTTTCTTCCGTTAATTACCAAAAAAACAACCTTCAATACTTAGATTCAACCTACCTCAATTCTTTGGGTTACTTGGATCAACGTTTTTATGCCACGCAACTTGATTTTCAATCACAAGTCGCTTATTCCATTACAAAAAAAATAGATATCCTTCTTGGAAGCTCATTCATTTCAGAATCTTTGGATGGAAAATCACTGAATGGAAATCCTTTTAGAAATAGTTCAGAAAGCATTATTGGATTTGAATGGAAAGCTGTTGGTCGAATACTTGCTCAAGTTGGCGCACAAGGAATTTTTGAAAAACGAGATTCTATTCTAAAAACCCAATGGAATCTACTTCCAGCTGTTTCATGGAGTTTTGATTTAGGAAAAAAAAACAAACTCAGTTTGGTTTATCGATACACCTGTAGACAGCCAACTTTTAGTGAACTTTATTACCAACAAATTGGAAATACGAAATTAAGAACCGAAAAAGCCCACATTGCTTCTATTCGGTATGAATTAGTACTTCCATTCAAAAAAGGTGTTTCACAAACGATGATTCAACCCTTTTACTCGTATATCAACGACAAAATTTTAGCAATTCCGACCAAAAATCTGTTTATCTGGAGCATTCAAAACATTGGGAAATCAGATGCTGCTGGAATCGAATTCACGCAATTTATTCAGAAAAAAATCAAGAATCATACTTTGGGAGCTCGTGTGAATTACACCTTTCAATATACCCAAGATTTGAGTGATTCAAAAAGTTCGACTTATCGCGATATTTTGAGTTATTCTCCACTTCATTCAGGGAGCTTGGAATTGGATTATTCCTGGAAGAAATTTAGCTGCTTTGTACTTCTCTCCTACCTTGGAGAACGATATGCACTCAATCAAAACATTCCATCGAATTTATTAGATGATTATTTGTTACTTGATGCCGGAGTTGCTTATACCCAACAATTGAAACAAAATGAACTCACTATTCGTTTGACAGTTAACAATATTACCAATCAGCAATACAATTACATCAATTACTTTGTAATGCCAGGAACTCACTTCAATATCAGACTTCAATATGCGCTATAA